The DNA window CCTTCCAGTGCCCTCCCCCTCCATCTGGCTCCTCCCAGGTCCCGCCTGGTTCACCTCAAATGCGGTGTCCACAATCTCATCTATGACAGCTGCCTGGGAGCGGAATTTCTGCTGGAAATGCTCCACCCCGGACACCAACTGCAGGAAGTGGAACAGGAGCTCCCGCTGCCTGAgggcgggtggggggaggcaaGGCTGGGCCATCTCAGCCCCCAGAGCCCCCTTCTCCCCCCCACTCACAGCACCCCATGCCTCCATTTCCAGCCACGGCACcacttttctgtgtgtatatttccTCCATGGTACATTTCCTTTTCCACATATCCGCCCCCTGCTGCCACCAGCTGCCGGTACCACAGGGGGTTCTGATGATTAAACTGTTTACCTCCAAaccacccatccctccatccgTCCAAGCTACCCCACACTGACTCATGCACCCACTCAACCACCTACCCGCATACCCGCCTGTCTGTCTAGCCACTGCCTCACCCATGGGACCACCCCACCCTTTCCCTCGACTCACCTATCCCTCCATCCACCTGCTCttccctggccccgccccctacCCCTTCACAGTCAGCCATCCACCtaaccccccagccccacccactacCCATTCATTAACTCCTTCACTGCCAGCCTGTCTCATCAATCCAGGCATCAGATAACCCTGAAATCAATGAACACTGCACGGTGCTCCGaggacaaagaaacaaataagaaacagCCCCTGCCCTTAAGAAGCTCAGtctgtggcagagccaggaaagCAAACCAAGGGTCTTTACACTTGTGATAAGTATAAACAGAGGACATTGAGGGGCCCAGAAGAGGAAAACCTCACCCAAGTACTGgggatcaggaaaggcttctggAGGAAGTGTCACTGAGCTGAGCTTGAAAGACACTTGAGGGTTTGCTGAGCTCAGACCGGGTTTCTGGTGCGCCAAGGTCTGTGAGCAGCGGGGAGCGTActgggggccgggggtgggcCTCGGGACGGATGAATTCAAGGTGGAGACATCCAGGGGAGGTCAAAGCAGGGCGCCCGGATCTTAAGCTAAGAGAGACAGGAGCCCTTGTAGGGCTGTAAACTCGGGGAAGGCAGGGAAAGCCAAAACTACTTTTAACAAAGATCACTCTctaaatcattaaaaagaaaaaggaaggaagaaaaaaagattcaaacaaacaaaccaaacaacaaaaacaacgaCCACTCtcagtggaggtggaggtgggccaGTGGAGAAGAGTTTGGAGGCCTAGAAACCCCCAGGGAAAGCATCACAGAGGAGCCAAGGCCCAGCCCAGGCCAAGGTACGAGGATCTGGAACGTGGAGGGTGGAGGGCGGCCAGGAGGGCAGCCAGGAGATGAAACGAGCAGGATTGGATTTCAGCTTTTCCAGCTCTTGATCACCTGAGCCTGGTGTTGGCAGCcagagaacattccaggcagagagaacagtgtGGGCAAGGGCCTGAAGGTGGAGAAGTATGTGCTGTGCTGTACGTAAAGCCAGGATGTGCTGGAGGTGTGGGGCGGGGCTGCCGTGATCACGGAGGGCTTGGCGCTCAAGCTCTGTCGGTGGCCAAGAAGAGCCTGGAAGGTGCCAGCAGTCAGGCTGGTTGTGAGCCGGTCTGGATGAGGTGGGGCGGGGCCCAGCTTTCGGGGAGAGGCTCTCTGGGGAGCCAGGCCTGAGAGCCAGGGCGCAGGAGTCTGTGTCAAGGACCCCTGGCCATGAGCACAGCCACAAGTCCCCAGCTGTCCTGGCCCAGCCGGCCACTCGCGTTGACACCTGCCTCCCAGGCCTTTACCAAGCTGTTTCCCGACCCACCCTCCTCATCCCTGAAGCCAGCTGGAGTCCACCCACCCTACGTGGCCCCGCGAAGGTCTTTAGAGGGGGGCCCTCACGGGCAGGTGCTAGTCTGTGTCCTCTTTGGGCCTCTGGAGTCCTCGCAGAACCTGGCCCAGAGCAAGGATCAGGGATGCTTCTGGAGCAAAAAGATGAGCAGAGCCCCtgctcctgcagcccctggccgctgccctgccctgggccctcgGCCTCAGAGGGGCTCTCGTGGCCCTTCAGGTGCTGCTGGTGGGATTCTCTTGGTGGTACCAGGTGACTCTGAGTGAGCAGAAGCCACTCAAGGCCTCCACATCCCACCCACAGGCTCTACATAAGCCTTAGGGCTCTACCGCCCTTCCAGAGAGGCGGGCAATGCCCCTTTCCCACGGCGGCCCACCGGTCTGGCCCCCGGACCTCTCCCCTTAGACCTGAGGCCTCTGCTCCCTTTGCATCTCCTTACTTCTCAGTCATGCCTCCGAATTTTTTCTCAATGAGCTGCTTCTGTATGGTGTGTCCACTTATCACCTCTTTAGGCTCTGGATGTAGGGAAAGAAGGGGGAGGTCAAGACGCTGCCTGGATTGAGAGAAGGTGGAGGAAACCCCGTGTGTCACGGAGATAGTCAAAGAGGAGCTAAAGGGAGTTTTGTCCAGGATGACCCCAAAGAGATTGCTTCTCCGGGCATGGAgtgtgctttgtttgtttgtttgcccaTCTAGCAGGCATTCCCTCTTCTTCTGGTAAAAGTCTCCCAATTTTCCTGGGGAACCACTCCCACCCCTTTCGGTGCACGTTGCCTAGCTGGGGttgaccccaccccccagctctaaGGACATGTGACTCAAGCCTGGCCAAGCAGAATAGCCTATCCTTTCAGCTATAGCGATTGGTTCAGAAATAGGCAGGTGACCAACCTGAGCCAAGGAGATCCATTTCTGGGACGTTGTTTGAACCGCCGGGAGAAGAGGACCCCTGCTGGGAGAGCTTGGGATACTTAAACTGTGAGGATTTGGGACTAGAGTTGCAGGTGGTCGCTTTCCCACCACAAAGGAAGAGCACCCTAAGCACAAAACCACACAGAGAGCCACAGAGCAGAGAGCTGGAAGGAGACCAAATTTCAACCATCATTGTGTCCTGGATCCAGCCGTTCCTGAAAGCCCGTGCACTCTCAAGTTCCTAATAATTTGAGACAGTTAATTCCTCTTTTTGCTTAAGCTTTTCTGCACTGAGTGTTCATGATGGAGAGGGCAGGTGAGGGGCCAGGTGACCCCTGAGGGCCCTTAGTCCTCTGGTGTTGATGATCCTAAGAGTGGGATTCTGGAGCTCAGATTCTAAAGTCCTGAAGGTCTTTAAGCAGGAGGCAAACCAATTGGCTCAAAATCTATTTACCCAGAAAGTCAGGTGTGTAAAGATGAATATGTACagaaaacttcatttttataGACTCTCAATTCTTATAGACACTTTGAGTGACTCTGGACGAGTGTCTATAACACCTTGACAAAAGCCTCAAAGGCAGTTGAAACCACCTCATATAAGACCAACTGCTATAAACTTTGTAAGTTATTAACAGAGACGAACGTTTGGTGAATCATAATTTGGCTAATTAGTTGTTTTGCAAATGGGTCTTTCAAGAATTGACTATCAGTTTAATTGGTTGTTGGCGGTTAGTCGTGGAGCTTTTTGGACCAAAGTTCTAAGCTCTGAAAGTTCTCCTGAGTGTCAGGTTCTAAGACTCTAAAGCTGGgcctcgggaattccctggcagtcggtccagtggttaggacttggcgctttcactgccggggcctgagttcgatccctggttggggaactaagatgcctctagccgcgcagcgtggccaaaaataaataaatagatagatagatagataaatagataaataaataaatacatacataagcTGAGCCTGGAGCTCTGTGCCTGCCTGGAAAGAAGCGGGGTACTGGTACCTGCTTCGATGAGCTCTATCAGTGAGTCATCCAGTAGCTTCTCATGGATCTGGGAGGCCTTCTGCGAAGAAGAGGCCTCAGTTCTGCCAGAGCCCCATGTCTGCCCATCCCTGGagcaccttccttccttccctccagcttctgtgtccccctccctgtgccttCCTGATTGgtccccctgccccactccctcaCTACCTCCTGCTTCACTTTCTCCAGGCCTTTGAGCAGGGCCATCTGGAAGTTATCCACCAGGACGGCAATCACCAGGCTGGGGGGTGGAGacaggaggaggctggaggggaggccCTGAAGCCTCCTCTGGGTTCACCGTGGCAGAACCAtggtgagaggggaggggaggggatgcctCGGGGTTAGGCTGGGGGGAGTGAAGCTGGGGAGCACAGGCGTGGGGGCCTCACTTGAGGAAGATGAAGTACTGGATGATGATATATATCATGAGAATGGGGATGATGTACCAGGCACCTGGGAGAGAGGGGGTCATTCGAGCTGTGAGTTCCTTGCCGGTCCTCACCACACCCCTGCCAGCAAGCCTCAGAagccccactttgcagatggggTAACTGAGCCCTCAGGGTCTGCCCACCcagccagcccctgccctccacccagccTGAGGCCTGCCCTACCCTGGGCTCGGCTGTCTAGGTAGATGAGGGACCAGTCGTCCAGGGTGAGCAAGGTGAAGAGGGTGAAGATGGTGGTGAAGATGTTCTGGAAGCGCTTGGGGTCAGAGTAGCGGAACAGTGCCCGGAGCACCACAGAGAACAGGACTGACTGTTGAGGACCAAACCAGGCTCACAGggtcctctctccccttcttcctctctccctgccacccccagtTCCTggtccctccccccagctctgtCCATTGCAGCACCTCactctcccagcccagcccctgtgGCACAGGATACAGAGACAGGTGAACATGAGGATGAGGATGGCAGTGATGGACGGCAAGGACCGGGCCAGGGTCCCGGTCACTTCCTGGAGACTGGTCAGGAAGCTGTGGGCAGAGGTTGAGAGAGAGGCTGAGTCAGTGGGGTGGGGATCTGTGTCTAGCAGCTGGAGCTGATTACAGATTTCAGACTGCTGATTACAGGGGTGGGAGGTCCCTGATTTGCTAgtgacttggggtggggggtgtcccAGACcctctctgaaaaataaagagattgaTCCTAGTGGATGGCAGGAAAAGCAGGCTGGAGTCTGCAGCCTCCTTGTGGGCAGCTGTGGGTCCGCTGACCTGAGCCTCCGCAGGACCCGGATAGCTCGCAAGGCTCGCAGGCTCTTGAAGACCTTGAAGATGCGGAAGATGCTTTGGTTGTAGACCATGCGCGTGGAGGAAGAGTTGACCTGCATGAGCATGAAGTCCAGCACAGCCATGACCATGATGAAGAAATCTACAGAAACAGGGGCACCTGGGTGTCATGGGCTCCTGCCCAGGCTCACAGACCTCCCAGCGCCAACACCCCCTGCTCCTGTCGCCCCTGGGCAGTTCAGGGGCTCCcactacacacagacacacacacagacacacacacacacacacgccccatcCCTACCCACCCAGGTTGTTCCAGGGGTCCAAAAAATACTTGAGGCCCAGAGCAATGATTTTGAGTACAGCTTCCACCACGTAGATGCAGAGGAAGATGGAGTCCAAGGCCATGAAGTACCACTCTGTGGGGAACACGGGGGAGGGGAGTCTCACTCAGGGGTCTCCCCAGCAACccagcccctccttcctcctccccactggaACCTCACCCTCAGCCATTTAGGGAGAACCTGACTCTGCCCAATGTCTGTGTGTCTTAACTGCTCTGTGACTCACTTTTCTTgcctataaaatggtgataatcaCAGTCTGCCTGATAGAATTTTCACAAGCATTAAATGCTTTTCACATAGTAAAAGGCTTAGAATGGAGCCTGAAACAGCTTGCAAGAAACATCactcttcttcttctctccttagTTTATGGGCCCTGTGGCAGGTCCTTACCTTCACTCTGCTCCCCAGGGTTTTAGGGACCATCTTCCCAGGTTTCCCACCCTCATCCCTCCAGGGCCTCCTGCTTGCACAGTCTCCTGGCCGTTCCAGCCGACCTGGGTTCTGGGCATCCTTCCGGCAAAGCAGCATACTTAGAGCTGATGCGCCACCTGGTGGCTATAGTCCAAAACAGCATATCCTCAAATTTATTGGGCTTTTGTGTCTCTGGCGGGCTGGTTGACTTCAGcaaaactctctgagcctcactctaCTGCTGGGCAATGCCGCTTACTTCCCAGGGTGAGGATCAAATGGGATAATGAAATAAATCACCCGGCACTTGGTCCGGCCCCCGGGAGGCTTGGGACAACATCAGTGGCCTTCTCCACGTGAACAGGGCTCCCTGGCTCTTACCACCCCGGACCTCGACTTCAGCGAAGGTCTGGGCCACGAGCATGATGGTGTTGAGGCAGACGATGAAGACGATGAAGCCTTCAAAGGCCAGGGAGTCAGTCAGTTTCCTGAGCATTCTCGAAAGGCCCCAAATGAGGTGGCTTAATTTTTCCCACAACGAATAGAAGAGGTCCACAGTGTGCAGCTTCTTGTGGGTTCGTGGGGCTCGGCCAGCTGTAAAAGGGCCAGAAAGCCAAGCCCATGGGGGAAGGGGACACGGGGATccggtctccctcccaggctTGCCTGCCATGAGCTCACTCGGGTGCCTCCATGCTGGTCCTGCGCTGGTATAGGAGCCACAGTCTTGACTCCTTCCCCGACAGATGCCAGCTTGCTTGGGATTTGGGGTCTGCTTGAGCTCACGCTCCTACACCTCCATGCTTTTCTTTAGTCACGTGGCAACTTACACACGGAAGACCCGATCCTCCTCGCCACCCCATCCTCTTGGTaaactctccctctccctccaagaTGCAGCTGAAACATCTCCCCCCATTGTCTGCCTTTTCTGCCCACAAACAATTAGACACTCATCCCTCACTGCTTGTTTGTGAGGCTGATGCCGTGTTTACGGAACTACCAGGGGCCAAGTTTGGGGGATCATATGTTAACAGCCAaagtccctccctgccctctaaCCAGGCCCTCATTCAGGCACTGGTTCCAGCCTCTGgcctcaagaagctcacagttCAGTGGCGGAAACATGGACGAACAGAATCCACAGTGGTAAATGTTCTGATACGGATGATAGACCCCTCTCACTGGGTAGTCTGGGATTGGTTGTATAAGTGATCACCCCCAGCTTTCATACTAGAGAAGAGGAAATGTTCGAGAAGTGAACATGCGAATGAATAAAGCAGTGACTGCATGAACCAACAACCGACAGTCTGGAGAAGTGCCTAATTCCAGGAATAAAAGATTGGATGATGAACAGTCAGGCGAGTGAATAGCCAATGGGATACACCTGCAGGTGAGAGCAAGCCTCATGATCTGCGGAAGGACGTGCAGGGCCTGACTCAGGTCTGGAATCTGGGCCAGGCAGgtggagttggggggtggggaggggggtgagccAAGACTCACTTTTGCGCTTCTGAATCTGCTCGTCTTCTTTGGGCCAGCTTTCCGAGGTTTTAGAGGAGGAGCCCTGAGGATGGACTTTGCTGGAGGTCTGGGCAGGGTGTGAGTGCACTGTGTTCAGGGAACGAGCCAGCTGAAGGCCGAGCTCTGTCTGTCTGGCTTGCTAGGTTGGGGGCTACTTGACGAGAATAGGCAGGGGCGAGGGAGGCTTGAGGCCACGCTGTGGGACGAGTATGGGCCAAAGAGTTGGGAGCTACCACAACGGTGCTCCCCATAGCGGTGATCTCGGAGGAGGTAATCACGAGGTGTGCGCCGTGCTGGTGCTCTCCGTGGTGGTGCTCGGCACGGGGCCGTGCAGGTGCCCGTCATGGCGGGTAGGACCCGTGGAGGCAGGCCTTCTGTGGTGATGGGCTTCATGCTGATGGTGCCCGCCATGGTGATGGGCCTCCCTGTGCTGGGCAGGGCTACCAGAGTGGGAGAAGTCTCTGTGGTAGTAAGGCTCACCTTGGTGATAAAGCCCACTATGGTGGGAAACCTCACTGTGGTGGTGAAACCCACCATGGTGGTGGGACTCCCTATGTTGGTGGGGCCCCCCATGGTGGTAGGACTCTCTATGTTGGTGGGGCCCCCCATGGTGGTAGGACTCCCTGTGTTGGTGGGGCCCCCCATGGTGGTAGGACTCTCTATGTTGGTTGAGGCCCCCACGGTGGTAGGACTCCCTATGTTGGTGGGGCGCCCCATGGTGGTAGGACTCTCTATGTTGGTCGAGGCCCCCATGGTGGTAGGACTCCCTGTGTTGGTGGGGCCTCCCATGATGTCTCCTGCTACCGTGGTGGTGCTCATCATCAAAGTGGTCCTCACCATAGGAATGGTGGGAGATGAAAGTGCCACGGGAAGTATCCGGGAAGAGGGATGAGGAGTGGTGGGCTCCACCATGATGGTGGGCCTCACCGTGGTCGGGGGAGTGGTGGGAGTGGTGGGAATGGCGGGGGAAGGCATTGTCATGGAAGTCTTGAGATCCACCACGATGAGGGGATATGCCATGATGGTGGGACTCACCATGGGGACGGGACACCCTTTGGTGATGGCGGTGGACTCCACCATGGCCTGGCCTGTGGTGTGTGGTTGGTAAGCTGGGGTGAGAGAACACAACCGAGTCATCAGTGTCTGCCTCACTTTGAGCCTTTTCAGCCATCGAGGGTTGATCCATGACTATGCTGTGAACCCTGGAATGAGGAAAGCTCAAGATGTGGGCCTAAGAGCCCTTCCTGGATTGCCTTTCTCACCTAAGCCGTGGCACTGGGGCTTCTAGGAAAGCCTGACTTCTCATGGAATTCTCCCCTCTATGATGTCACAAACAGGCCCCTTAGCAGGCTTAATTCCCAAATGCCTCCTCCTGGGCTACAGTCCAGAATCAAGGATCAGTGTGTCTAACCTCCTCAATGTAAAAGGACGAAACTGAGGTCAAGAAAGGGGAAGGGACTGGCCCAAGGTGACCCAGCAGGTCAATGGGAAAGCTGGACAAAGAATTCCGGGGTGACACCATAGGCCCCAGCAGTTGCTTTAGCTCTGGTACTGGAAAAAACTTTAAGAAGCCAAATGGTCCAGTCCCCTGTTGTACCTAGATACCAACTGGCTCTAAGGTTCAAACTGCCCAACTCCACTGTAAGtaggtgtgtgaccttgagctagCTGCTTAATCttcctatgcctcagtttcttcctctgtaaaatggggataataacacctacctcaaaGGATCAAAAAAGTTAAGATATGTAAAACTTATACTTACAgcacaataaatgttaattagtaTCATTATTCTCTCCTTCATCATTGACAGGGATGAAGAGGAAATCTCTCTCTTGGgttattactaaaataaaaccATCAGCCATTATTTACTGAGGACTTactttaagaacttttttttctttttaaatttatttatctatttatttatttatggctgcattgagtctttgttgctgtgcgcaggcttttgtctagttgcggcgagcgggggctactcttcattgtggtgcgtgggcttctcattgctgtggcttctcttgttggggagcacaggctctagacacatgggcttcagtagttgtggcacgtgggctctagagcacaggctcagtagttgtggcgcacgggcttagttgctccacggcatgtggaatcttcccggaccagggctcgaacccgtgtctcctgcgttggcaggcagattcctaaccactgcgccaccagggaagcccacaaggcTTCATTTAAAGCAATGTAAGGTCCACAggaaaattgaggggaaggtagagagatttcccatatgccctTTGCCCCGACCACATGCATAGTCTCCCACATTATTAACATTCCAACAAAAGTGGTACgtttattacaattgatgaacctacaatgACACAGCACCATCCTCCAGattccatagtttacattaggattcactcttggcattgtatattctatgggtttgtaTGCACTTTTAATATAATCCTCCCAATAACCTCACAGGATGgatattattacccccattttacagaggaaggtACTGTGGCTCA is part of the Balaenoptera musculus isolate JJ_BM4_2016_0621 chromosome 8, mBalMus1.pri.v3, whole genome shotgun sequence genome and encodes:
- the CATSPER1 gene encoding LOW QUALITY PROTEIN: cation channel sperm-associated protein 1 (The sequence of the model RefSeq protein was modified relative to this genomic sequence to represent the inferred CDS: inserted 1 base in 1 codon), which gives rise to MAEKAQTYQPHTTGQAMVESTAITKGCPVPMAHHHGGAHHSSSLFPDTSRGTFISHHSYGEDHFDDEHHHGRSPTTVGASTNIESPTTMGGPTNTGSPTTMGGPTNIESPTTMGGPTNIGSPTTMVGFTTTVRFPTIVGFITKVSLTTTETSPTLVALPSTGRPITMAGTISMKPITTEGLPPRVLPAMTGTCTAPCRAPPRRAPARRTPRDYLLRDHRYGEHRCGSSQLFGPYSSHSVASSLPRPCLFSSSSPQPSKPDRQSSAFXLARSLNTVHSHPAQTSSKVHPQGSSSKTSESWPKEDEQIQKRKTGRAPRTHKKLHTVDLFYSLWEKLSHLIWGLSRMLRKLTDSLAFEGFIVFIVCLNTIMLVAQTFAEVEVRGEWYFMALDSIFLCIYVVEAVLKIIALGLKYFLDPWNNLDFFIMVMAVLDFMLMQVNSSSTRMVYNQSIFRIFKVFKSLRALRAIRVLRRLSFLTSLQEVTGTLARSLPSITAILILMFTCLFLFSVVLRALFRYSDPKRFQNIFTTIFTLFTLLTLDDWSLIYLDSRAQGAWYIIPILMIYIIIQYFIFLNLVIAVLVDNFQMALLKGLEKVKQEASQIHEKLLDDSLIELIEAEPKEVISGHTIQKQLIEKKFGGMTEKQRELLFHFLQLVSGVEHFQQKFRSQAAVIDEIVDTAFEAGEEDFRK